Below is a window of bacterium DNA.
GCGTGAATTAACTTTTACAGCAATAGATTTACCACTTAAATGCGGGATGGTTCGTTTTAATTCGCGAAACAGTTCAAAGGCTACTGTAAGTGGCGATTTGGTATGCCCCTTGCCTTGGCAGTGGGCACACGATTCCGACAACATTTGTGTGAGTGAATCGCGCGTACGTTTGCGCGTCATTTCTACAAGACCAAGTTCCGAAATTTTAGTGATGGTTGTTTTTACTTTATCCTGACGCAAAGCATCTTTTAATGCATAAAACACTTTTTGTCGGTTGGAGTAGCGCTCCATGTCTATAAAGTCGTTAATAATAATACCGCCAATATTACGCAGGCGTAATTGGTAGGCAATTTCCTGGGCTGCTTCCAAATTGTTTTGCAAAATGGTTTCTTCAAAATCATCACGGCCCACAAAGCGGCCGGTGTTTACGTCAATCGACGTCAACGCTTCGTTTTGATCAATAATTAGATAGCCGCCCGATTTGAGCCACACCTTTTTGCCCAACGCGCGGTTGATTTCGGTTTCTACACCGTACACGTCAAAAATGGGGGTTTCTTTATTGTAAAATTCCACACGACCCACCAGATCGGGCATGAATTTTTCCATGAAGGCGATAATTTCTTTATAATCATCTTCCGAATCCACTACCAAGCGATCCACATCGGCCGACATTAAATCGCGCACCGAGCGCAACACCAAACCTAAATCTTGATACAGTAAAGATGGCGGCTTGGCTTTATCTTGCTTTTTGGCAATTTCATCCCAAATGGCCTGTAAATTTTGCATGTCGGCAATAATGGCCTCTTTAGAAGCTCCCGATGAAATAGTGCGGGAAATAAAACCAGCTTTAGATGGACGGTTTTTAGTTAAAATTTCTTTTAATCTAAAACGTTCTTCGCGCGACCCCACGCGACGCGAGACACCTACGTGATCGACCGTGGGCATGCACACAATATAGCGGCCGGGAAACGAAAGATGGCAAGTGATGCGGGCGCCTTTGGTACGGATAGGATCTTTTTCTACCTGTACCACAATGTGCTGGCCTTCTTTTAATACATCTTCAATTTTAGGAATGGGAGCGCGACGGCGGCGTCCCTTTTGCGGGGGTGGAACCTTGGGGCCTTCTTCGTCGCGGTCTTGCGCCGAAGGTTCGGGCATTTCATCTTCTTCATCCGGATCATCAAATAAATCG
It encodes the following:
- a CDS encoding Rne/Rng family ribonuclease produces the protein MSNELIMNITPGETRIARMEDGAVAELFIERDNDQQIAGNIYKGIITRVLPGMQAAFVDIGLEKAAFLYVTDVVPDLFDDPDEEDEMPEPSAQDRDEEGPKVPPPQKGRRRRAPIPKIEDVLKEGQHIVVQVEKDPIRTKGARITCHLSFPGRYIVCMPTVDHVGVSRRVGSREERFRLKEILTKNRPSKAGFISRTISSGASKEAIIADMQNLQAIWDEIAKKQDKAKPPSLLYQDLGLVLRSVRDLMSADVDRLVVDSEDDYKEIIAFMEKFMPDLVGRVEFYNKETPIFDVYGVETEINRALGKKVWLKSGGYLIIDQNEALTSIDVNTGRFVGRDDFEETILQNNLEAAQEIAYQLRLRNIGGIIINDFIDMERYSNRQKVFYALKDALRQDKVKTTITKISELGLVEMTRKRTRDSLTQMLSESCAHCQGKGHTKSPLTVAFELFRELKRTIPHLSGKSIAVKVNSRVAQVLFNESRERLDALEKKISKRINIETIEAFPIEKFEIVSRG